One Rhodoluna sp. KAS3 DNA window includes the following coding sequences:
- the aroH gene encoding chorismate mutase, producing MAIRAIRGAVQIDSDEREHLLKSTAELLTKTLHANDIDNGQLVSILFTATPDITSEFPAVAARSIGLTDVPLMCFVEMDVKHALPRTIRIMITADLNKSRAEIQHIYLRGATALRSDIAQ from the coding sequence ATGGCGATTAGAGCTATCCGTGGCGCAGTCCAAATTGATTCCGATGAGCGCGAGCACCTTCTGAAATCCACTGCCGAACTTTTGACCAAGACGCTTCATGCCAATGACATCGATAATGGTCAGCTGGTCTCGATTTTGTTCACAGCGACGCCAGACATTACGAGTGAGTTTCCGGCAGTTGCGGCTCGGTCAATCGGCTTGACCGATGTTCCTCTGATGTGTTTCGTCGAGATGGATGTAAAGCACGCGCTGCCTCGAACTATTCGCATCATGATTACAGCCGACCTAAACAAGAGTCGCGCCGAGATTCAGCACATTTACCTTCGCGGTGCCACTGCACTTCGATCGGACATCGCCCAGTGA
- a CDS encoding prephenate dehydrogenase, protein MNHLTGTVRIVGAGLLGTSIGLALTKQGFDVVISSQSPKSVDLAVGYGAGRVATETDLPELIVVCVPPAMTAKIVADELTRYPNAVVTDVASVKGSVLHELQASGAPLERYVGSHPMAGRERGGAISGRADLFVGRPWVITSHDGADERGIDLVADLASHLGSAVVRVGTKEHDRAVALVSHVPQLVSSLLASRLVTAAPEDIALAGQGLRDTTRIAASDPELWLQILEANADEVLPLLKSLAADLSSLISGFEVREPQAQIRAVMEAGNIGVGRIPGKHGGKHTNYAQVIVMVDDRPGELARLLTEVGEIGINLEELQLEHSPSAQIGLAELYVAPTEAERLTADLVARGWRIA, encoded by the coding sequence GTGAACCACCTAACCGGCACGGTCCGGATAGTAGGTGCTGGTTTGCTAGGAACCAGCATCGGTTTGGCGTTGACGAAGCAGGGTTTCGACGTCGTAATTTCTTCGCAATCCCCAAAGAGTGTCGATCTGGCTGTCGGCTACGGTGCGGGGCGAGTAGCAACAGAAACTGATTTGCCAGAGCTTATTGTGGTGTGCGTGCCGCCGGCTATGACTGCAAAAATCGTCGCCGATGAGTTGACGCGCTACCCGAACGCGGTGGTCACTGATGTTGCCAGCGTAAAGGGTTCAGTTTTGCACGAACTTCAGGCCTCTGGCGCTCCGCTCGAGCGTTATGTTGGTTCGCACCCGATGGCCGGTCGCGAGCGTGGAGGCGCTATTTCTGGACGTGCTGATTTGTTTGTTGGCCGCCCTTGGGTCATCACTTCGCACGATGGTGCAGATGAGCGTGGCATTGATTTAGTCGCTGATCTTGCATCGCACCTCGGATCCGCTGTGGTGCGCGTCGGCACCAAAGAACATGATCGGGCAGTAGCGCTGGTCTCGCACGTGCCCCAGTTGGTTTCCAGCTTGTTGGCTTCACGCTTGGTGACGGCCGCGCCTGAAGATATAGCGTTGGCAGGTCAAGGACTGCGCGACACAACTCGAATCGCGGCCAGCGACCCTGAGCTTTGGCTTCAGATTCTCGAGGCAAACGCCGATGAGGTGCTGCCGCTTTTGAAGAGCCTTGCCGCTGACCTTTCCTCACTTATTTCAGGTTTCGAAGTTCGAGAGCCGCAGGCGCAAATCCGTGCAGTGATGGAAGCCGGCAACATTGGTGTGGGTCGCATCCCAGGCAAGCATGGTGGAAAACACACGAACTACGCTCAGGTTATCGTTATGGTCGATGACCGTCCGGGAGAACTTGCTCGTCTGCTAACCGAAGTCGGCGAGATCGGAATCAACCTTGAGGAATTGCAACTAGAGCATTCGCCGAGTGCCCAAATTGGTCTAGCTGAGCTCTACGTTGCCCCGACTGAGGCAGAACGATTGACCGCGGACCTCGTTGCGCGTGGCTGGAGAATTGCCTAG
- the cmk gene encoding (d)CMP kinase, whose product MNKFVVAVDGPAGSGKSSVSKQVARQLGFGYLDTGAAYRALAWAVLNLPNFKGLDLANADLGREFDYSISLDPDHYSVSVAGHDVTAAIRESQVAEYVSQVAKLPNVRAFMKLLTQRLVASASQSGVVVEGRDITTVVLPEAQLRILMTASEAVRLNRRAAELSEVSAASLKRQVSERDASDSSVVDFMTPAPGVQLVDSTDLNFNQTVSAVLALVDQRKPKETNE is encoded by the coding sequence GTGAACAAGTTTGTAGTTGCAGTTGATGGGCCGGCTGGATCGGGGAAATCAAGTGTCAGCAAGCAGGTTGCTAGACAACTTGGTTTCGGGTACTTGGATACCGGTGCTGCCTACCGCGCTTTAGCCTGGGCTGTGTTGAATTTGCCTAATTTCAAGGGGCTGGACCTGGCCAATGCAGATTTGGGCCGCGAGTTTGATTATTCAATTTCACTGGATCCAGATCATTATTCGGTGTCCGTGGCCGGCCACGATGTTACTGCAGCCATTCGTGAGAGCCAGGTTGCCGAATACGTATCGCAGGTAGCTAAGTTGCCAAACGTCAGAGCGTTCATGAAATTGCTCACGCAGCGGCTCGTTGCCAGCGCCAGTCAGTCCGGCGTAGTCGTTGAGGGCAGAGACATCACAACGGTGGTTTTGCCTGAAGCGCAATTAAGAATTCTCATGACAGCCAGTGAAGCCGTTAGACTTAACCGACGTGCTGCTGAACTTTCCGAAGTTTCGGCGGCCAGCCTAAAGCGTCAAGTATCAGAACGTGACGCCAGCGACTCCAGTGTCGTTGACTTTATGACTCCGGCACCCGGAGTCCAATTAGTGGATTCAACTGATCTCAACTTCAACCAGACGGTCTCAGCCGTTCTGGCATTGGTAGACCAGAGGAAGCCTAAGGAAACCAATGAGTGA
- the der gene encoding ribosome biogenesis GTPase Der yields the protein MSTVEEETRVRALRTGLDEYDLDDEDLEVIDSDDDFEDGPRYLPALPVLAIVGRPNVGKSALVNRILGRREAVVEDKPGVTRDRVSYKAEWNERKFTLVDTGGWEPDAKGIDRSVALQAEIAVELADAVLFVVDAMVGATSADERVVKMLRASGKPVILVGNKIDDVRQEPEAASLWGLGLGEPYPVSALHGRGVADMLDAAMAVLPKVSGVAKEEFGGPRRVALIGRPNVGKSSLLNKAVGSERAVVNDLAGTTRDPIDEQVELGGKIWRFVDTAGIRRRVHLTQGADFYASLRTAAALERAEVAVVLFDVTQPISEADIRIVDMALQSGRALVLAFNKWDELDDERRRYLEREIEQDLAHVDWAPRVNISAKTGRHLEKLVPALEVALDSWDQRIATGKLNAFVQELAMETPHPVRGGKQPRILFATQASSRPPKFVLFTTGFLDPGYRRFIQRRLRETYGFEGTPIEVGMRVREKRKRS from the coding sequence ATGAGCACCGTTGAGGAGGAGACTCGTGTTCGTGCTTTGCGCACCGGGCTTGACGAGTACGACCTCGACGACGAAGACCTAGAGGTTATCGACTCAGATGATGACTTTGAAGATGGGCCGCGCTACCTGCCAGCCCTGCCAGTGCTCGCAATCGTGGGGCGTCCAAACGTCGGTAAATCTGCTTTGGTGAACCGAATCCTCGGTCGACGCGAAGCCGTTGTCGAAGACAAGCCGGGTGTTACCCGTGACCGCGTTTCGTACAAGGCGGAGTGGAACGAACGTAAATTTACCCTTGTTGACACTGGTGGTTGGGAGCCGGATGCCAAGGGTATCGATCGCTCGGTAGCTCTGCAGGCAGAAATCGCAGTTGAGCTTGCCGACGCTGTCTTGTTTGTGGTCGATGCCATGGTTGGTGCAACCAGCGCCGATGAGCGCGTTGTGAAAATGTTGCGCGCTTCGGGCAAGCCGGTAATTTTGGTCGGAAACAAAATCGATGATGTGCGTCAAGAGCCAGAGGCTGCCAGCCTTTGGGGTCTTGGGCTAGGGGAGCCTTATCCGGTTTCGGCCCTGCACGGTCGTGGTGTTGCAGACATGCTGGATGCTGCCATGGCGGTTCTACCTAAGGTTTCTGGCGTTGCCAAAGAAGAGTTCGGCGGACCACGTCGAGTCGCTCTAATTGGGCGCCCAAATGTTGGTAAGTCATCCTTGCTCAACAAAGCTGTCGGCTCTGAGCGAGCAGTAGTAAACGATCTGGCTGGAACCACCCGTGACCCAATCGATGAGCAGGTAGAACTCGGTGGAAAGATTTGGCGTTTCGTAGACACAGCCGGAATCCGTCGCCGTGTTCACCTAACCCAGGGCGCCGACTTCTACGCGTCGTTGCGCACCGCTGCCGCACTAGAGCGTGCCGAAGTTGCCGTGGTTCTTTTTGACGTAACTCAGCCAATCAGCGAAGCAGACATTCGAATCGTCGACATGGCTCTGCAGAGTGGGCGCGCACTGGTTCTTGCCTTCAATAAGTGGGACGAACTTGACGACGAGCGCCGCCGCTACCTAGAGCGTGAAATCGAGCAGGATTTGGCACACGTTGACTGGGCCCCGCGCGTAAACATTTCGGCCAAAACCGGTCGTCACCTCGAAAAGCTTGTACCGGCCCTAGAGGTTGCGCTGGACTCATGGGACCAGCGAATCGCTACCGGAAAGCTCAACGCTTTTGTCCAAGAGTTGGCTATGGAAACTCCGCACCCGGTCCGTGGTGGCAAGCAGCCAAGAATTCTCTTTGCGACTCAGGCCAGCAGCCGCCCGCCGAAGTTTGTGCTCTTTACCACCGGATTCTTGGACCCGGGTTACCGCCGCTTTATCCAGCGTCGACTCCGCGAGACTTACGGCTTCGAAGGTACGCCTATCGAAGTGGGTATGCGAGTGCGCGAGAAGCGCAAGCGCTCGTAG
- a CDS encoding CDP-alcohol phosphatidyltransferase family protein: MSDQPALSLRQQFLTLPNLLSMLRLALVPVFLTLLINSHFYSAILVLALASLTDYLDGFFARRWNQVTRLGQLLDPAADRLYIFSTLVGLAIAGIIPYWLMWVIIARDVVLAVAYVVLANHGYGPLPVHFLGKVATFSLLYAFPLLLMAEIWPLIAWLLPLAWAFALWGVGLYWWAGFVYLRQVRSIVKNDPIEVK; this comes from the coding sequence ATGTCGGACCAGCCAGCACTCAGCCTTAGGCAGCAGTTTCTAACTCTGCCTAACCTGCTGAGTATGCTCCGGTTAGCGCTGGTTCCGGTGTTTCTTACGCTGCTTATCAACAGTCATTTTTACTCAGCGATTTTGGTATTGGCACTAGCCAGCCTCACTGATTACCTTGATGGCTTTTTTGCACGTAGATGGAATCAGGTCACCCGCCTAGGTCAGCTTTTAGATCCGGCTGCCGACCGGCTCTATATTTTTTCTACCCTGGTCGGGCTAGCTATCGCCGGCATCATTCCTTACTGGTTGATGTGGGTCATTATTGCTAGAGATGTGGTGCTGGCAGTTGCCTACGTGGTCTTGGCCAATCACGGATACGGCCCTCTGCCAGTGCATTTCCTCGGAAAAGTAGCCACATTCTCGCTGCTCTATGCCTTTCCGCTGTTGCTTATGGCTGAGATTTGGCCATTGATTGCCTGGCTGCTGCCGCTAGCCTGGGCCTTTGCCCTTTGGGGTGTTGGGCTCTACTGGTGGGCGGGTTTTGTTTACCTGCGTCAGGTCAGATCAATCGTGAAAAATGACCCGATTGAAGTCAAGTAG
- a CDS encoding FHA domain-containing protein — MNFAELGFGGSSDEVGSTLRFNEDLLAQMGPSLSNDEEAAIGALPSGSALLIVKRGPNEGSRFLLDQNVTTIGRHPNADIFLDDVTVSRRHAEFHRDGAVFEVKDLGSLNGTYFDGQRIDAARLVDGCEVQIGKFRLTFYASRADLGQVN; from the coding sequence ATGAATTTTGCAGAGTTGGGCTTTGGGGGCTCTTCAGATGAAGTTGGGTCAACCCTGCGTTTTAACGAAGACCTTTTGGCTCAGATGGGGCCTTCTTTATCAAACGACGAAGAAGCTGCCATCGGCGCATTGCCATCTGGATCAGCACTTCTTATCGTCAAGCGCGGCCCGAACGAGGGTTCTCGCTTTTTGCTAGATCAGAACGTCACGACAATTGGTCGCCATCCAAATGCTGATATTTTCCTTGACGACGTGACTGTTTCGCGTCGCCATGCTGAATTCCACCGCGATGGGGCAGTGTTTGAGGTTAAGGACCTCGGCTCATTGAATGGAACTTACTTCGATGGTCAGCGCATTGATGCAGCTCGACTAGTCGACGGGTGTGAGGTCCAAATCGGCAAGTTCCGGTTGACCTTCTACGCTTCACGAGCAGATCTTGGTCAGGTGAACTAG
- a CDS encoding MerR family transcriptional regulator, with protein MAEVAPASIFSARQVKLFNIGQVLAVLNPDFPDLTPSKLRFLEEQGLISPQRTNSGYRKFTELDIERIQIVLELQRDQYLPLKVIRTYLADLDAGKQPTLPGSGAAPQLASSRNRKFTRIEVITETGITDGLIAEAQDVSLIGQEPFEATDLEIAKSIVHLQRFGISPRHLRGLKASADREIGIIEGVVAPVLSKKDTGSRSRAAHYAAEIESQFSAIRSELIRAVVDKIDG; from the coding sequence GTGGCTGAGGTAGCTCCGGCAAGCATTTTTTCTGCGCGGCAGGTAAAGCTTTTCAACATTGGTCAGGTGCTGGCGGTTCTAAATCCAGACTTTCCTGATCTGACCCCTTCAAAGCTCAGATTCCTAGAGGAACAGGGGTTGATTTCGCCTCAGCGAACTAATTCGGGCTACCGCAAATTCACCGAACTAGACATTGAGCGGATTCAGATTGTTCTCGAACTGCAGCGTGACCAGTACCTGCCTTTGAAGGTAATTCGCACTTATCTAGCTGACTTGGATGCAGGTAAGCAGCCAACCCTGCCTGGTAGCGGTGCAGCACCTCAACTGGCATCCTCGCGCAATCGAAAATTTACTCGTATAGAGGTCATCACAGAAACCGGAATTACCGACGGTTTGATCGCTGAGGCGCAGGATGTTTCGCTGATTGGCCAAGAGCCCTTTGAAGCCACCGACCTAGAGATTGCCAAGTCAATCGTGCACCTGCAGCGATTTGGAATTTCACCAAGGCACCTCCGCGGCCTCAAAGCCTCTGCTGACCGAGAAATCGGAATCATTGAGGGCGTTGTCGCGCCGGTCCTTAGTAAGAAAGACACCGGTAGTCGGTCTCGCGCAGCTCACTATGCGGCAGAAATCGAGAGTCAATTTTCGGCTATCCGCTCCGAGCTAATCCGCGCCGTCGTAGACAAGATTGACGGCTAA
- a CDS encoding MerR family transcriptional regulator: MSEHESETQIDYSQNMLFTDGLPSSDPKVGYRGTSAAAACGISYRQLDYWDRTGLVQPSVRGAAGSGSQRLYAFRDILVLKLVKRLLDTGVSLQQIRVAVDQLHAAGIRDLAEITLMSDGSRVYLCTTQDEVMDLLGRGQGVFGIAVGRVLREVEASLSSIKENHIDDLDELSARRQSKKAV, translated from the coding sequence ATGTCTGAGCACGAATCTGAAACCCAGATCGACTACTCGCAAAACATGCTCTTCACCGACGGTTTGCCTTCAAGTGACCCAAAAGTTGGCTACCGTGGCACCTCTGCCGCCGCAGCTTGCGGAATTAGCTACCGCCAACTCGATTACTGGGACCGCACCGGCTTGGTTCAACCAAGTGTTCGCGGTGCCGCAGGTTCTGGTTCACAGCGCCTATACGCCTTCCGCGACATTTTGGTTTTGAAACTGGTCAAGCGTCTGCTTGACACTGGTGTTTCGTTGCAGCAGATTCGCGTTGCGGTAGATCAGCTGCACGCTGCGGGTATCCGTGACCTGGCTGAAATTACATTGATGTCTGATGGTTCGAGAGTTTACCTTTGCACCACCCAAGACGAAGTGATGGACCTTTTGGGCCGTGGCCAGGGTGTTTTTGGTATTGCAGTTGGTCGCGTGCTCCGCGAAGTTGAAGCCAGCCTCAGCAGCATTAAAGAAAATCACATCGACGACCTGGATGAACTTTCAGCCCGTCGTCAAAGCAAAAAAGCTGTCTAG
- a CDS encoding ParA family protein: MHVLSVSSLKGGVGKTTVTLGLASAAFARGLRTLVVDLDPQCDASTGLGAIGASKATVADVLKNPRHNVVLESIVPSSWGKVQSGHIDVMIGSPRALVFDVPSPTVREVWKLEEALSRVENDYDLVLIDTPPSMNGLTRTAWVASDRVLVVSEPSIFSVVAAERALRAIEDLRRDISPRLHSVGVLINRLRPLSREHDFRIQELKNMLGNAVLEVQLEEKSTIQQAQGAARPIHTWPGDGARNIAIEFEAILDFIESSFAERDIKRTRAKATKFAKFRKIMRGQRHQAELTEDVEALLSDTAESVSRREES, translated from the coding sequence GTGCATGTACTTAGCGTCAGCTCCCTAAAGGGAGGCGTCGGCAAGACCACCGTTACTCTTGGTCTGGCTTCAGCTGCTTTTGCTCGAGGGCTAAGGACTTTGGTAGTAGACCTTGACCCTCAGTGCGATGCATCGACTGGGTTAGGCGCCATTGGAGCTTCAAAAGCCACCGTTGCTGATGTGCTGAAGAATCCCCGGCACAACGTCGTGCTTGAGTCAATCGTACCGAGTAGTTGGGGCAAAGTTCAGTCTGGTCACATAGATGTAATGATTGGCAGCCCCCGAGCCCTAGTTTTTGACGTACCCAGCCCAACTGTTCGAGAAGTCTGGAAGCTCGAGGAAGCGCTTTCTAGGGTTGAGAACGACTACGATTTGGTGCTGATCGACACTCCTCCATCGATGAATGGCCTAACCCGAACTGCCTGGGTTGCCAGCGACCGCGTACTGGTGGTTTCGGAGCCTTCAATATTTTCAGTGGTGGCTGCCGAGCGCGCGCTGCGAGCTATCGAGGACCTACGCAGAGATATTTCGCCGAGACTCCACTCGGTGGGCGTGCTGATCAATCGACTGCGACCACTGTCGCGCGAACATGACTTCCGCATCCAGGAGCTCAAGAATATGCTCGGCAACGCGGTTCTAGAAGTCCAACTAGAAGAAAAATCAACCATCCAGCAGGCCCAAGGTGCCGCAAGGCCAATTCACACTTGGCCGGGTGATGGCGCAAGGAACATTGCCATCGAATTTGAGGCCATCTTAGATTTCATCGAGAGCTCATTTGCGGAGCGGGACATCAAACGAACTCGGGCAAAGGCAACTAAATTTGCCAAATTTCGCAAAATCATGCGCGGCCAGAGGCATCAGGCTGAACTAACCGAGGATGTTGAGGCGCTTTTGAGCGACACCGCCGAATCGGTTAGCCGCCGCGAGGAAAGCTAG
- a CDS encoding pyruvate carboxylase, which yields MFKKILVANRGEIAVRAFRAAYELGAKTVAVFPYEDRNSTHRLKADEAYQIGSVGHPVRAYLDVAEIIRVAVESGADAIYPGYGFLSENPELAEAAKAHGITFIGPSSDVLEMAGNKVIAKEAAIRAGVPVLKSSPSSANVDELLGLAGDIGFPIFVKAVAGGGGRGMRRVAEEKDLRAALVEASREAESAFGDARVFLEQAVLRPRHIEVQILADTQGNVVHLFERDCSIQRRNQKVVEIAPAPLIDDELRKTLYRDAVAFASQIGYQNAGTVEFLIDTVGANAGKHVFIEMNPRIQVEHTVTEEITDVDLVQSQMRIASGESLADLGLTQDKIQMHGFAVQCRITTEDPSQNFRPDTGKITTYRSPGGAGIRLDGGTVSTGAEVSPYFDSMLVKLIATGRDFRSAVTRAKRALAEFRIRGVSTNIAFMQAVLADPIFETGDLSTSFIDEHPELFTAKASQDRGTKILSWLADVTVNQPNGPRAGHVSPALKLPKVDLSVPAPAGSRQRLLELGPEGFAKALREQTTVAITDTTFRDAHQSLLATRVRGRDLVQVAPYVARLTPQLLSVEAWGGATYDVALRFLGEDPWERLAALRAAMPNLCIQMLLRGRNTVGYTPYPTEVTEAFVAEAAATGVDIFRIFDALNDVDQMKPAIDAVLKTKTAVAEVVLCYTADLLDPDEKLYTLDYYLNLAEQIVAAGAHIIAIKDMAGLLRPAAAEKLVSALRERFDLPVHLHTHDTAGGQLATLMAAINAGVDAVDVASAPMAGTTSQPSASALVAALAHTSKDSGIPLAAVAELEPYWEAVRKVYAPFESGLPGPTGRVYHHEIPGGQLSNLRQQAIALGLGDQFEKVENMYAAANEILGRPTKVTPSSKVVGDLALHLVAVNADPADFAENPQNYDVPDSVVGFMAGELGDLPGGWPEPFRTKVLQGKNIKFGVTPVNETDLAALQGADSALRRSTLNRLLFPAPTAEFLKSQETFGNLDQIDTVDYLYGLEAGAEHVVQISRGVQIYVGLEAIGTPDAKGFRTVMATLNGQLRPINIRDRKVAVDTVQAEKADAGNLGHVAAPFAGVVTLATVEGTHVEVGQPVATIEAMKMEATITASVAGVVKRLAVSKTQSVDAGDLILVVEPE from the coding sequence ATGTTCAAGAAGATTCTGGTCGCCAACCGAGGCGAAATTGCCGTTCGCGCTTTTCGCGCCGCTTATGAGCTAGGCGCAAAGACTGTTGCCGTATTCCCTTATGAGGACCGCAACTCAACCCACCGTCTAAAGGCAGACGAGGCATACCAGATTGGTTCAGTCGGTCACCCTGTTCGGGCATACCTAGACGTAGCCGAAATCATCCGGGTTGCAGTCGAGTCAGGTGCTGACGCAATTTACCCTGGTTACGGCTTCTTGTCTGAGAACCCAGAACTAGCCGAGGCAGCAAAAGCCCACGGAATCACCTTCATCGGCCCATCTTCTGATGTTCTTGAAATGGCTGGCAACAAGGTAATTGCTAAAGAGGCAGCAATTCGCGCTGGAGTCCCAGTTCTGAAGTCTTCACCTTCGTCAGCGAACGTCGATGAGTTGCTCGGTTTGGCCGGAGACATCGGCTTCCCGATCTTCGTCAAGGCTGTTGCCGGCGGTGGCGGTCGAGGCATGCGCCGCGTTGCTGAAGAAAAGGACTTGCGTGCAGCTCTGGTAGAGGCGTCACGCGAGGCCGAGAGTGCATTCGGCGATGCTCGAGTGTTCCTAGAGCAGGCTGTTCTTCGCCCACGACACATCGAAGTTCAGATTCTTGCCGACACCCAGGGCAACGTTGTCCACCTATTTGAACGCGATTGCTCGATCCAGCGCCGTAACCAGAAGGTTGTGGAGATTGCTCCAGCGCCGCTCATCGATGACGAACTGCGTAAAACCCTTTACCGCGATGCTGTGGCATTTGCGAGCCAAATCGGTTACCAGAACGCCGGTACCGTCGAGTTCTTGATTGACACAGTAGGTGCCAATGCTGGCAAGCACGTGTTTATCGAGATGAACCCACGTATTCAGGTTGAGCACACGGTCACCGAAGAGATCACCGATGTCGACCTAGTGCAGAGCCAGATGCGCATTGCATCAGGGGAGTCCCTAGCCGACTTGGGACTGACCCAAGACAAAATCCAGATGCATGGATTTGCTGTTCAGTGCCGAATTACCACCGAAGACCCATCACAGAACTTCCGTCCAGACACCGGAAAGATCACTACATACCGCTCGCCGGGTGGTGCGGGTATTCGCTTGGACGGCGGAACGGTTTCTACCGGCGCCGAGGTAAGCCCATACTTCGACTCGATGCTGGTGAAGCTCATTGCAACCGGTCGCGACTTCAGGTCAGCTGTGACCAGGGCAAAGCGCGCGCTCGCCGAATTCCGTATTCGCGGTGTCTCCACCAACATTGCATTTATGCAGGCGGTTCTTGCTGACCCGATTTTTGAAACCGGTGATTTGAGTACCTCATTCATCGATGAGCACCCAGAGCTATTTACAGCCAAGGCATCTCAGGACCGCGGAACCAAGATTTTGTCTTGGCTAGCCGATGTAACGGTCAACCAGCCAAACGGTCCTCGAGCCGGTCACGTAAGCCCAGCCCTGAAGTTGCCAAAGGTAGACCTTTCGGTGCCGGCACCGGCTGGTTCGCGTCAGCGTTTGCTCGAGCTTGGACCAGAGGGCTTTGCCAAGGCTCTGCGCGAGCAGACCACAGTAGCTATTACTGACACCACCTTCCGTGATGCACACCAGTCGCTTTTGGCCACCCGTGTGCGAGGACGCGACTTGGTGCAGGTTGCGCCTTATGTAGCGCGACTAACCCCTCAGCTGCTCTCGGTTGAGGCCTGGGGTGGCGCAACCTATGACGTTGCCCTGAGGTTCTTGGGCGAAGACCCATGGGAGCGTCTAGCTGCCCTGCGAGCGGCGATGCCTAACCTTTGCATCCAGATGTTGCTTCGCGGCCGCAACACCGTTGGCTACACCCCGTACCCAACTGAGGTTACCGAGGCGTTTGTCGCCGAAGCTGCCGCAACCGGCGTTGACATCTTCAGAATCTTTGACGCCTTGAACGACGTTGACCAGATGAAGCCAGCAATTGATGCAGTGCTCAAAACCAAAACTGCTGTTGCTGAAGTTGTGCTGTGCTACACAGCCGACCTGCTGGACCCAGATGAGAAGCTCTACACTCTTGACTACTACTTGAACCTGGCCGAGCAGATTGTTGCTGCCGGTGCGCACATCATTGCGATCAAGGACATGGCAGGTCTGTTGCGACCAGCTGCCGCTGAGAAGCTCGTCAGCGCCCTTCGCGAGCGTTTTGACCTTCCGGTTCACCTGCACACCCACGACACCGCTGGCGGTCAGCTAGCCACCCTTATGGCGGCTATCAACGCCGGTGTAGACGCGGTTGACGTTGCCTCGGCACCAATGGCCGGCACGACCAGCCAGCCATCTGCTTCAGCGCTTGTCGCAGCACTTGCTCACACCAGCAAGGACAGCGGAATTCCACTTGCTGCCGTTGCTGAACTAGAGCCTTACTGGGAAGCAGTGCGCAAGGTTTACGCTCCGTTCGAATCTGGTCTTCCTGGCCCGACCGGACGCGTTTATCACCACGAAATTCCGGGCGGACAGCTGTCGAACCTTCGCCAGCAGGCAATTGCACTTGGGCTGGGGGACCAGTTCGAGAAGGTTGAGAACATGTACGCGGCCGCCAATGAGATTTTGGGTCGCCCAACCAAGGTGACTCCATCTTCGAAGGTGGTTGGTGACCTGGCTCTCCACCTGGTCGCAGTCAATGCAGATCCAGCTGATTTTGCTGAGAACCCTCAGAACTACGATGTTCCTGACTCGGTTGTCGGTTTCATGGCCGGAGAGCTCGGGGACCTGCCGGGTGGCTGGCCGGAGCCTTTCCGCACCAAGGTCTTGCAGGGCAAGAACATCAAGTTCGGGGTTACTCCAGTCAACGAGACTGACTTGGCTGCTCTTCAGGGTGCCGATTCTGCGCTTCGCCGTTCTACTCTGAACCGACTTTTGTTCCCAGCTCCGACCGCAGAGTTCTTGAAGTCACAGGAAACCTTCGGCAACCTCGACCAGATTGATACTGTCGACTACCTGTACGGTCTCGAAGCCGGTGCAGAACACGTGGTTCAGATCAGTCGCGGTGTCCAGATTTACGTTGGCCTTGAGGCAATCGGTACCCCTGACGCAAAGGGTTTCCGCACTGTCATGGCTACTTTGAACGGCCAGCTGCGCCCAATCAACATCCGTGATCGAAAGGTTGCGGTTGACACTGTTCAAGCCGAAAAGGCCGATGCAGGAAACTTGGGTCACGTCGCGGCTCCATTTGCAGGTGTGGTCACTTTGGCAACCGTCGAGGGAACCCACGTTGAAGTTGGTCAGCCGGTGGCAACCATCGAGGCGATGAAAATGGAAGCTACCATTACCGCGAGCGTTGCCGGTGTAGTCAAGCGTTTGGCTGTATCAAAGACCCAATCGGTCGATGCAGGCGACTTGATTCTGGTTGTTGAGCCAGAGTAA